In Candidatus Contubernalis alkalaceticus, the following proteins share a genomic window:
- a CDS encoding DUF5050 domain-containing protein — MSQNNFCSSCGNKLEAGDKFCSSCGSSNQGKAIQNVQATKGATAKPVFILIAVLIITLVFIAVRAVDFSSLGSKENSTENLAQIDAKEATGEVREENKLIEVEQRGNTVGNISNLGLVAQHNEWVYFFEGHHLYKSKKDGSSRTRLNNDSSYYINVVDDWIYYCNGDDGDKIYKIKTDGSSRTRLNNDSSYYINVVDDWIYYCNGDDGDKIYKIKTDGSSRTRLNDDESLCLNVVGGWIYYSTQFEPGIYKIKTDGSSLMRFHDDICLSAHEINVVGDWIYYVDPYQDFKIFKMKTDGSGLTCLNDDKSFYINVVEDWIYYVNWDDSWRIYKIKTDGSGRTILNYDSSTDFSICVLDGWIYYFTSFDGFDDIYKMRMDGTQNQLFQTFQSS, encoded by the coding sequence GTGTCTCAAAATAATTTCTGTTCATCCTGCGGCAACAAATTGGAGGCAGGGGATAAATTTTGTTCAAGCTGTGGGAGTTCAAATCAAGGAAAAGCAATTCAAAATGTTCAAGCTACTAAAGGAGCTACAGCAAAACCGGTGTTTATATTAATTGCTGTTCTAATAATAACGTTGGTATTTATTGCTGTCAGGGCAGTAGATTTTTCAAGCTTAGGCAGCAAAGAAAATAGTACAGAGAATCTAGCTCAGATAGATGCTAAGGAGGCCACCGGTGAAGTAAGAGAAGAGAACAAACTTATTGAAGTGGAGCAGCGAGGAAATACGGTAGGGAACATTTCTAACCTTGGTTTGGTGGCCCAACATAATGAATGGGTATATTTTTTCGAAGGTCATCATCTTTATAAATCGAAAAAGGATGGTAGTAGTCGTACCCGACTTAATAATGATTCATCATACTATATCAATGTAGTGGATGACTGGATTTATTACTGTAATGGTGATGATGGCGATAAAATTTATAAAATAAAAACCGATGGCAGTAGTCGTACCCGACTTAATAATGATTCATCATACTATATCAATGTAGTGGATGACTGGATTTATTACTGTAATGGTGATGATGGCGATAAAATTTATAAAATAAAAACCGATGGCAGCAGTCGTACCCGGTTAAATGATGATGAATCGTTGTGTTTAAACGTAGTAGGCGGCTGGATATATTATAGTACCCAGTTTGAACCTGGAATATATAAAATAAAAACCGATGGAAGCAGTCTAATGAGATTTCACGATGATATTTGTCTTTCTGCCCACGAAATAAACGTGGTAGGTGATTGGATATATTATGTTGACCCTTACCAGGATTTTAAAATATTTAAAATGAAAACGGACGGCAGCGGTCTTACCTGTTTAAATGATGATAAATCGTTTTATATTAACGTAGTAGAAGACTGGATATATTATGTTAACTGGGATGACAGTTGGAGAATCTACAAGATAAAAACGGACGGCAGTGGTCGAACCATTCTTAATTATGATTCATCAACTGATTTCTCTATTTGCGTGTTAGATGGTTGGATATATTACTTTACATCTTTCGATGGTTTTGATGATATTTATAAAATGAGGATGGATGGCACCCAAAACCAGCTCTTTCAAACTTTTCAATCTTCTTAG
- a CDS encoding zinc ribbon domain-containing protein: MLQSKFCSSCGSKLEAGDKFCPHCGGSIQGAAVEETSERTSGQSFRRFKLVYLFLLMVVIMIPLAIYVLTSTDLLASDERMPSSLRELDQNEIKKIFIGHELDIYDVNNSFNNLYWEITQSDVENIRILDIKELPDDKLYFMTVDYFGQSKIANITGKYNCTFRVNDNFCELINIERAENTKPEITIDLTGDWVGFYTASQGKTAVILTIIEVDENGRITNSIFDFGPHEGNPTIPSGKFKMSGKLSDSLDLEGVEWIEQPVNYEMVDIRNGYIQLQENTLKGYIYGKSSFGNAGEIEVNYNKKYY; encoded by the coding sequence ATGTTACAAAGTAAATTCTGCTCCTCATGCGGTAGTAAATTAGAAGCAGGAGACAAATTCTGCCCTCATTGTGGTGGATCAATACAAGGGGCAGCAGTCGAAGAAACAAGCGAGAGAACTTCGGGACAATCGTTTAGAAGATTTAAACTAGTATACTTGTTTCTATTAATGGTGGTTATTATGATACCACTGGCAATCTATGTTTTAACATCCACAGATCTACTTGCTTCTGACGAGAGAATGCCTTCTTCCTTAAGGGAATTAGATCAAAACGAAATTAAAAAAATTTTCATCGGCCATGAACTAGATATCTATGATGTTAATAATTCATTTAATAATCTTTATTGGGAAATTACACAATCTGATGTAGAGAACATTAGAATTTTAGACATAAAAGAATTACCAGATGATAAGCTGTATTTCATGACCGTAGATTATTTTGGACAAAGCAAAATAGCTAATATTACGGGTAAATACAACTGTACTTTTCGTGTTAATGATAACTTCTGTGAATTAATCAATATAGAAAGAGCTGAAAATACTAAACCAGAAATTACTATTGACTTAACTGGTGATTGGGTTGGGTTTTATACTGCAAGCCAGGGGAAAACGGCAGTAATACTTACAATAATTGAAGTAGATGAAAACGGTAGAATAACTAATTCGATATTCGACTTTGGTCCCCATGAGGGAAATCCTACTATTCCATCCGGGAAATTTAAAATGTCGGGGAAACTAAGTGATAGTCTTGATTTAGAAGGAGTGGAATGGATAGAGCAACCCGTAAATTATGAGATGGTGGATATCAGGAATGGGTACATTCAATTACAAGAAAATACTTTGAAAGGCTATATTTATGGAAAGTCTTCTTTCGGAAACGCAGGCGAAATAGAAGTGAATTATAACAAAAAGTATTATTAG
- a CDS encoding DUF5050 domain-containing protein has protein sequence MASQNNQFCPSCGGKLEPGDKFCAGCGISCQDDPTKEGPVQPEAQTKSNKIKPVFILIAALIIIPLVFLAARTAVTTGTKKAIEDKLALAEKYLLDQEYEQAILAYDEVIEIDPRVEKAYTGLAKAHVGLWNMDSAEEVLKQGIEIVPNTIPLRSELAGIYLRQGKQEEAREVFLEILEDDEKEQSAYRGLARVYESLRDIDKMVEILEKVIFENPGYSQNYSLLAEAYVKQGRIEEALEMVKTALDMDMEDYYAYAVLEMIYGGNWEELLIEAEGILNREKQSAVGMRLKFYGLFKSQCYEDVTALHDELHDAVSSDIEIVLTALSFLRRDDDNRAEELVGLIDIEHVESLIVLNYLAHYFLETGDQANAQRMAVKAIYLDSYTDYFYLLMFELTEDERYLELLMVLGKEEWVRGNTTGNISNYGLAALQGNWVYFSNEGDGGKLYRMNLDGSDLTRLNEDNSKYINVVGSWVYYANVDDDYKVYKIKTDGSGLTRLNDDYSRSINVVGEWVYYIEYGDYDGYEATRIYKMKTDGTERNRLNDRSACSMMVMEDWVYYTTYEHMLSYCGALYKVRIDGSGDTAVNSDWGKTVIADGWAYYCHFQDEFRVYKVNLDGSGRTRLNDDWSRSINVAGDWVYFIIGDPYYGPIYRMKTDGSSRTQLNNDASDSINIIGDWLYYSNNLDNSLYRMKLDGSQRQKIFAPLGNGQEQEQEPVTREPENNQASEETNVPLPFNRDDFTAAAIRLNMTVNEVKEILGEPITTTRYDEDGYYDFIDDMVYNFGEVSVAPDLENAIKVIAISVNTPGVPGPRGIQVGDTMESVIRKFPDNNNPIINNGYETYKVLYGSLDHGENGGGVYYDQKTGKPALVLYKQDFVVLWLRIENELVSDIRIAFAD, from the coding sequence ATGGCGTCACAAAACAACCAATTTTGCCCCTCATGCGGCGGCAAACTGGAACCAGGAGATAAGTTCTGCGCAGGCTGCGGAATTTCTTGTCAGGATGATCCAACTAAAGAGGGCCCGGTTCAGCCTGAGGCCCAAACCAAAAGTAATAAAATAAAGCCGGTGTTCATACTTATTGCGGCTCTAATTATAATTCCCCTGGTATTCCTGGCCGCCAGGACTGCGGTAACTACCGGCACCAAAAAAGCCATTGAGGATAAGCTGGCTTTGGCGGAGAAGTATCTACTGGACCAGGAATATGAACAGGCGATACTGGCTTATGACGAAGTTATAGAAATAGATCCCAGGGTGGAAAAGGCTTATACTGGTTTGGCTAAGGCCCATGTGGGGCTTTGGAATATGGATTCCGCCGAAGAGGTATTAAAACAGGGTATTGAAATTGTTCCAAACACCATTCCCCTCCGCAGTGAACTGGCCGGGATATACTTAAGACAGGGAAAACAGGAAGAAGCCCGGGAAGTGTTCCTGGAAATTCTGGAGGATGATGAAAAAGAACAGTCTGCCTATCGGGGGTTGGCCCGGGTTTATGAGTCCCTTAGGGATATAGATAAAATGGTAGAAATTCTGGAGAAGGTCATTTTTGAAAACCCTGGTTATTCACAGAACTACAGCCTGCTGGCGGAGGCATATGTAAAGCAGGGTAGGATTGAAGAGGCCCTGGAAATGGTGAAAACCGCTTTAGATATGGATATGGAAGATTATTATGCTTATGCTGTTCTGGAAATGATTTACGGGGGGAACTGGGAGGAACTTCTTATAGAGGCAGAAGGCATTCTAAACCGGGAAAAACAGAGTGCTGTGGGCATGAGGCTTAAATTTTACGGCCTTTTCAAGAGCCAGTGTTATGAGGACGTAACTGCCCTGCATGATGAACTGCATGATGCTGTCAGCAGTGATATAGAAATTGTTTTGACTGCCCTGTCCTTTCTGCGAAGGGATGACGACAACAGGGCTGAAGAGCTTGTAGGCTTAATAGATATTGAGCACGTGGAGAGTCTAATTGTCCTTAATTATCTGGCTCATTACTTCCTGGAGACAGGTGACCAGGCAAATGCCCAGCGGATGGCAGTTAAAGCGATATACCTGGACTCTTACACAGACTATTTCTATTTACTAATGTTTGAGTTGACGGAGGATGAAAGATACCTGGAGTTATTAATGGTACTGGGGAAAGAAGAATGGGTGCGGGGCAACACCACTGGTAATATTAGCAATTACGGATTGGCTGCCCTGCAGGGAAATTGGGTGTATTTCTCTAACGAGGGTGACGGTGGAAAGCTTTACAGGATGAATCTCGACGGCAGCGATCTCACCCGTTTAAACGAAGATAATTCTAAATATATTAATGTCGTAGGAAGCTGGGTTTATTACGCAAATGTCGACGATGATTATAAAGTTTACAAAATAAAGACAGACGGTAGCGGCCTCACACGGCTTAATGATGATTATTCCAGGAGTATTAACGTTGTTGGAGAGTGGGTTTATTATATTGAATATGGTGATTATGATGGTTATGAAGCTACCAGAATCTATAAAATGAAAACGGATGGAACAGAACGTAACAGGTTGAATGATAGAAGTGCCTGTTCCATGATGGTTATGGAAGACTGGGTATATTACACAACCTATGAACACATGCTTTCTTATTGTGGGGCATTGTATAAAGTAAGAATAGACGGTTCAGGGGATACCGCTGTAAACTCCGATTGGGGAAAAACTGTTATCGCAGATGGCTGGGCATATTATTGTCACTTTCAAGACGAATTCAGAGTTTACAAAGTTAATCTTGACGGCAGCGGCCGTACCCGGCTTAACGACGATTGGTCAAGAAGCATAAACGTTGCTGGAGACTGGGTGTATTTCATAATTGGTGATCCTTACTATGGCCCAATATACAGAATGAAAACGGACGGCAGCTCCCGTACCCAACTGAATAATGATGCATCAGATTCGATAAATATTATTGGAGACTGGCTGTATTATTCAAATAATCTTGATAACAGTCTATATAGAATGAAACTGGACGGTTCTCAACGGCAGAAAATTTTTGCTCCCCTGGGTAACGGTCAGGAACAGGAACAGGAACCGGTTACCAGGGAGCCTGAAAACAACCAGGCTTCGGAAGAAACAAATGTACCCCTTCCCTTCAACAGAGATGATTTTACAGCAGCCGCTATTAGGTTAAATATGACTGTGAATGAAGTGAAAGAAATTTTAGGTGAGCCGATCACGACCACCCGGTATGATGAAGATGGGTACTATGACTTTATTGATGATATGGTCTATAACTTTGGAGAAGTAAGTGTAGCTCCAGACCTGGAAAACGCTATTAAAGTAATTGCCATATCAGTGAATACCCCAGGGGTTCCGGGGCCGCGGGGTATACAAGTTGGAGATACCATGGAATCAGTAATTAGGAAATTCCCGGATAATAATAACCCTATAATTAATAATGGTTATGAAACCTATAAAGTTTTATATGGTTCCCTGGATCATGGTGAAAATGGCGGGGGAGTATATTATGATCAAAAAACTGGAAAGCCTGCTTTAGTTCTTTATAAACAGGACTTCGTTGTACTTTGGTTGAGGATAGAAAATGAATTGGTAAGTGATATAAGAATTGCTTTTGCTGATTAG
- a CDS encoding zinc ribbon domain-containing protein, whose protein sequence is MVSQNNQFCSSCDSKLEPGDKFCAGCGISCQDDPTKEGPVHTAAQTKSNKTKPVFILIAALIIIPLVFLAARTAVTTGTQKAIEDKLALAEKYLFDEEYDQAILAYREVIDIVPKEERAYTGLAKVYTVQDDYESAEEVLIEGIQIVEQTIPLRRNLADIYVIQGKYEEAKAHYLVILEEDENEQLAYQGLALVDKYLNELEESAGQLISNDFNRYVNHRFGFTVLFPNTWVVSSSPENNDGRSFQHPREDINIAVWGSHGMSALEMGFEEYMKWSFEILEELEGYELISDVEISKDLIVDYMKDGMQVKKPITLKGRRFEYKYLSEGKEVMVMEGITYFDSILYEIRCMASQKHYDSYHDLFLHVIYSIELIPQGEEIAHIFQ, encoded by the coding sequence ATGGTGTCACAAAATAACCAATTCTGTTCCTCTTGCGACAGTAAACTGGAACCAGGAGATAAGTTCTGCGCAGGCTGCGGAATTTCTTGTCAGGATGATCCAACTAAAGAGGGCCCGGTTCATACTGCGGCCCAAACCAAAAGTAATAAAACAAAGCCGGTGTTCATACTTATTGCGGCTCTAATTATTATTCCCCTGGTATTCCTGGCCGCCAGGACGGCGGTAACTACCGGCACCCAAAAAGCCATTGAGGATAAGCTGGCCCTGGCGGAGAAGTATCTCTTTGATGAGGAATACGACCAGGCTATTTTAGCCTACCGGGAAGTCATAGACATTGTTCCTAAAGAAGAACGGGCCTATACCGGCCTGGCAAAGGTCTATACAGTCCAGGATGATTATGAGTCTGCGGAAGAAGTATTAATCGAAGGGATTCAAATTGTAGAACAAACAATTCCCCTGCGCCGGAACCTGGCAGATATCTATGTGATTCAGGGAAAATATGAAGAGGCGAAAGCCCATTACCTGGTTATTTTGGAAGAAGATGAAAATGAACAATTGGCCTACCAGGGCCTGGCCCTGGTTGACAAATATTTAAATGAGCTTGAAGAATCAGCCGGGCAATTGATAAGTAATGACTTTAATCGATATGTTAATCATAGATTTGGCTTTACTGTCTTATTTCCAAATACATGGGTTGTTTCCTCCTCTCCGGAAAACAATGATGGGAGAAGTTTCCAGCATCCCCGTGAAGATATTAATATAGCGGTTTGGGGTTCCCATGGAATGTCAGCCTTAGAGATGGGTTTTGAAGAATACATGAAATGGAGTTTTGAAATTTTGGAAGAATTAGAGGGGTATGAGTTAATTTCAGACGTAGAAATTAGTAAAGACTTAATAGTAGATTACATGAAAGATGGAATGCAAGTAAAAAAACCAATCACGTTAAAAGGAAGAAGATTTGAATACAAATATCTAAGCGAGGGAAAGGAAGTCATGGTGATGGAAGGCATTACTTATTTTGATTCTATATTATATGAAATTAGATGTATGGCTTCCCAAAAACATTATGACTCTTATCATGATCTTTTCTTACACGTTATTTATAGTATTGAGCTTATACCCCAAGGGGAAGAGATTGCTCATATTTTTCAATAA
- a CDS encoding DUF5050 domain-containing protein: MDAGDWAYYINREDEKIYKIQIDGSNHSHINDDGTQYLNVAGDWIY; encoded by the coding sequence CTGGATGCAGGGGACTGGGCTTATTACATAAACAGAGAAGATGAAAAAATATATAAGATACAAATAGATGGAAGCAATCATTCTCATATAAATGATGATGGGACTCAATATTTAAATGTAGCGGGAGATTGGATTTACTAA
- a CDS encoding DUF5050 domain-containing protein, translating into MEQNSKFCPSCSSNLDIGDKFCAKCGFSIQGNETKGSPVLPDVQKKSKVKPVFILIAALIIIPLVFLAARTAVTTGTQKAIEDKLALAEKYLFDEEYQQAILAYREVIDIAPKEERAYTGLAKVYIVQEDYESAEEVLIEGIQIVEQTIPLRRDLADIYVIQGKYEEAEAQYLVILEEDENEQLAYQGLALVYIRLNQMSKAIEILEVVIIENPNILENYSLLAEAYVYNEMDEKALEMVIKALELDINHDDVYDVLDLIYEDRWDELLKEAERMIQENPDRLTGRMLQFYGLFKVGRYEEVISLYEELYKATNSEKVVAIADLAEEEMNWIYYRNHDDGGSIYKIRTDGSGRTKINNDVSFYLTLSGDWIYYGNADDDGSIYKVRTDGSGRTKINDDVSGYLTLSGDWIYYSNFDDGYSIYKIRTDGSGRTKLNDDFSGYITLSGDWIYYGSADDYGINYCCIYKIRTDGSGRSKINDNYLGYIILSGDWIYYKNYDDGGSIYKIRLDGSGRTKINDDDSGYLKLVGS; encoded by the coding sequence GTGGAACAAAACAGTAAATTCTGTCCATCTTGCAGTAGTAACCTGGACATAGGAGATAAATTCTGTGCTAAATGTGGCTTTTCAATTCAGGGAAATGAAACAAAAGGGAGCCCTGTTCTGCCTGATGTACAGAAAAAGAGTAAAGTAAAGCCGGTGTTCATACTTATTGCGGCTCTAATTATCATCCCCTTGGTATTCCTGGCCGCCAGGACGGCGGTAACCACCGGCACCCAAAAAGCCATTGAGGATAAGCTGGCCCTGGCGGAGAAGTATCTCTTTGATGAAGAATACCAGCAGGCCATTTTAGCCTACCGGGAAGTCATAGACATTGCTCCTAAAGAAGAGCGGGCCTATACCGGTTTGGCAAAGGTCTATATAGTCCAGGAAGATTATGAGTCTGCGGAAGAAGTTTTAATCGAAGGGATTCAAATTGTAGAACAAACAATTCCCCTGCGCCGGGATCTGGCAGATATCTATGTGATTCAGGGAAAATATGAAGAGGCGGAAGCCCAGTACCTGGTGATTCTGGAAGAAGATGAAAATGAACAATTGGCCTACCAGGGTCTGGCCCTGGTTTACATACGTTTAAATCAAATGAGTAAAGCCATTGAGATCCTTGAAGTTGTGATAATTGAAAACCCCAATATTTTAGAAAACTACAGCCTCCTGGCAGAGGCGTACGTGTATAATGAGATGGATGAAAAAGCTCTGGAGATGGTAATAAAAGCTTTGGAGCTGGATATAAATCACGATGATGTGTATGATGTTTTAGATCTTATCTATGAAGATAGATGGGATGAACTGCTGAAAGAAGCCGAAAGAATGATTCAGGAAAATCCTGATAGGCTGACAGGCAGGATGCTGCAGTTTTACGGGCTTTTTAAAGTGGGCCGGTATGAGGAAGTAATCTCATTGTATGAAGAATTATACAAAGCCACAAATAGCGAGAAGGTTGTGGCAATAGCAGACCTTGCTGAAGAAGAAATGAACTGGATATACTATAGAAACCATGACGATGGCGGGAGCATCTACAAAATTCGCACTGACGGCAGCGGCCGTACAAAGATCAATAATGATGTTTCATTTTATTTAACACTGTCCGGGGACTGGATATACTATGGGAACGCTGACGATGACGGGAGCATCTACAAAGTTCGCACTGATGGCAGCGGCCGTACAAAGATCAATGATGATGTTTCAGGGTATTTAACACTGTCCGGGGACTGGATATACTATAGTAACTTTGACGATGGCTATAGCATCTACAAGATTCGCACAGACGGCAGCGGTCGTACAAAGCTCAATGATGATTTTTCAGGGTATATTACACTGTCCGGGGACTGGATATACTATGGGAGCGCTGACGATTACGGAATAAATTACTGTTGTATTTACAAAATTCGCACAGACGGCAGCGGCCGTTCAAAGATCAATGATAATTATTTAGGGTATATTATACTTTCCGGGGACTGGATATACTATAAAAACTATGACGATGGCGGGAGTATCTACAAAATTCGCTTGGACGGCAGTGGCCGTACAAAGATCAATGATGATGATTCAGGGTATTTAAAACTGGTAGGCAGCTGA
- a CDS encoding WXG100 family type VII secretion target, translating to MPGFKITDVDSTAIQNTSSSIDEDIHELLSISAVLSGDIMKDLNPYWQGTAKDSFEKQLNNYVKAFNKLAGTYENLNKQLKASGSTYKKAGDSVMQRIMKIPR from the coding sequence GTGCCTGGTTTTAAAATAACTGATGTAGATAGCACGGCTATACAAAACACATCCAGCAGTATTGATGAAGATATTCATGAGCTGTTATCCATTAGTGCGGTTCTATCTGGTGACATAATGAAAGATCTGAACCCATACTGGCAGGGGACCGCTAAGGATAGTTTTGAAAAACAGCTTAATAATTATGTGAAGGCTTTTAATAAACTGGCGGGTACTTACGAAAACCTGAACAAGCAGCTTAAAGCATCAGGCAGCACTTATAAAAAAGCCGGTGATTCCGTAATGCAGAGAATAATGAAAATACCCAGGTAA
- a CDS encoding WXG100 family type VII secretion target, translated as MSVFIKFDPEKILAVAVNLVNQHQRLTRSIANIKRKSQNLTASWQGDSSNLYMDKINELSVQGEDMEKVLLAFSQDLMNVSGIYKAGETQAKQEAESLPTDGVFLV; from the coding sequence ATGAGTGTGTTTATAAAATTTGACCCGGAAAAGATTTTAGCTGTTGCCGTTAATTTGGTAAACCAGCACCAACGTCTTACCCGGAGTATAGCAAACATTAAGAGAAAATCCCAGAACTTAACAGCCAGCTGGCAGGGTGACAGTTCTAATTTGTATATGGATAAAATCAATGAATTAAGCGTTCAAGGGGAGGACATGGAGAAAGTTTTACTGGCTTTTAGTCAAGACTTAATGAACGTATCGGGGATTTATAAAGCAGGTGAAACACAGGCAAAGCAGGAGGCAGAATCACTGCCAACTGATGGCGTATTCCTCGTTTAA
- a CDS encoding WXG100 family type VII secretion target produces the protein MTIINFNYNKAINQSREVDAVASEMLTTANTQLQAAINSIGACWRGDASEQFLHYCHSTQVDIRTQANKLQDLAARIRTVARIIAEAEERAGELQRQQAAAAKANDFSNGGGGGGR, from the coding sequence ATGACCATAATTAATTTTAATTATAATAAAGCGATAAATCAGTCCAGGGAGGTGGATGCAGTGGCAAGCGAAATGCTGACAACAGCAAACACACAACTTCAAGCAGCAATTAACTCTATCGGGGCCTGTTGGAGAGGAGATGCTTCAGAGCAATTTCTTCATTACTGCCACAGTACTCAAGTAGACATACGTACCCAGGCTAACAAGCTGCAGGACCTGGCGGCTCGAATTAGAACTGTAGCAAGGATTATTGCGGAGGCTGAGGAGAGGGCAGGGGAGCTGCAGCGTCAGCAGGCAGCCGCCGCCAAAGCAAATGACTTTTCCAACGGCGGAGGAGGTGGCGGACGTTAG
- a CDS encoding WXG100 family type VII secretion target, whose product MSGTEVLTGRMLEAAKNVEDIIGRYNQSVTKMYQIGAEIDGMWDGDASSKFMATLGNDRERFNAMTRMLTAYVEVLRRDAAIYAKAESDALNILNTNKIR is encoded by the coding sequence ATGTCAGGAACCGAAGTATTAACCGGCCGAATGCTGGAAGCTGCCAAAAACGTTGAGGATATTATTGGACGTTATAACCAATCGGTCACTAAAATGTATCAGATTGGTGCAGAAATTGATGGCATGTGGGATGGGGATGCCAGCAGCAAATTCATGGCCACTCTCGGGAACGACCGGGAGCGTTTTAACGCTATGACCAGGATGCTTACCGCTTATGTTGAAGTTCTGAGGCGAGATGCCGCCATCTATGCCAAAGCCGAGAGCGATGCTCTCAACATCCTGAATACAAATAAAATCCGGTAA
- a CDS encoding WXG100 family type VII secretion target has protein sequence MDITLKVQPDVLIAKAGELSTEKTTIMGLMDQTKSNINSLAGVWKSQASDEYQGRFKQIYNDIDNMLAIVSEYISDLNEIASVYSTAEKNAKSEAEGLPTDGVFRV, from the coding sequence ATGGATATTACTTTAAAAGTCCAACCAGACGTATTGATTGCAAAGGCTGGAGAGCTTTCTACCGAAAAAACTACCATAATGGGACTTATGGATCAGACCAAGAGCAATATTAACTCTCTAGCCGGGGTATGGAAAAGCCAGGCATCTGATGAGTATCAAGGCCGGTTCAAGCAGATATATAATGACATTGATAATATGCTGGCGATTGTTTCCGAATATATCAGTGATTTAAACGAAATAGCAAGTGTCTATTCTACAGCGGAAAAAAATGCAAAGAGTGAAGCAGAAGGGCTGCCCACCGATGGTGTTTTCAGAGTGTAA
- a CDS encoding DUF4176 domain-containing protein: MVEDLLPIGSVVLLKDGQKRIMIFGIKQTDADNDDIEYDYVGVLYPEGNLGAEYQFLFNKEDIFEVFFRGYEDEERVEFINKLKEFYV, encoded by the coding sequence ATGGTAGAGGATTTGCTGCCCATAGGTTCTGTAGTTTTATTAAAAGATGGACAGAAGAGAATCATGATTTTTGGTATTAAACAGACAGATGCTGACAATGATGACATAGAATATGATTATGTAGGTGTTTTATATCCGGAAGGAAATCTAGGAGCCGAGTACCAGTTTTTATTTAATAAAGAAGATATCTTTGAGGTATTTTTTAGAGGTTATGAGGATGAAGAAAGGGTTGAGTTTATAAATAAATTAAAAGAATTTTATGTATAA
- a CDS encoding TM2 domain-containing protein, with amino-acid sequence MSDVRIQERLTEKQLTILNGELAREQRSVGMGYILLILLGSFGVHKFYLGKWGFGIIYAILNILGWLTLPIGVGLIFFFVLGIFLIWDLFTLGNQIKKREEKIKAEIISTFQTQS; translated from the coding sequence ATGAGTGATGTCAGAATTCAAGAACGGCTGACGGAAAAGCAGTTGACAATTTTAAACGGAGAACTTGCCAGGGAACAGCGAAGTGTTGGAATGGGATATATTTTATTAATTTTACTGGGCAGTTTTGGTGTACATAAGTTTTACCTGGGTAAATGGGGATTTGGTATTATTTATGCGATTTTAAATATCTTAGGATGGTTGACATTGCCTATCGGTGTTGGACTTATCTTTTTCTTTGTTCTGGGCATATTTCTTATTTGGGATTTATTTACCCTGGGAAACCAGATTAAAAAGAGGGAAGAAAAGATTAAGGCAGAAATTATATCTACATTTCAAACACAATCTTAA